The following coding sequences lie in one Sorghum bicolor cultivar BTx623 chromosome 6, Sorghum_bicolor_NCBIv3, whole genome shotgun sequence genomic window:
- the LOC8083383 gene encoding putative glycerol-3-phosphate transporter 1: MRSRKPLGIQLFECARGSPISFRSCQALVLVLTFLSYASYHATRKTTSIVKSVLDPKTNLGMLHWPSHLYLQNLKGAENNNATLSGGWAPFNAEDGTVLLGEIDLAFLGVYAIGMFFAGHLGDRVDLRILLTIGMIGTGLFTAAFGAGYWFNVHSFYYFLGMQMVSGLFQSSGWPSVVAVVGNWFGKSKRGLIMGIWNAHTSVGNISGSLIAAAMLKYGWSWSFVVPGIMIALVGLTVFLFLPVGPDVIGIQEDLHLKDSEKSDMDAPLLERRSSDVKEKAVGFIEAWRIPGVAPFALCLFFCKLVAYTFLYWLPFYISHTAIGGQYLSDSEAGVLSTLFDVGGVVGGILAGHISDHLDARALTAASFTFSAIPALFFYRIYGNVSLAWNIALMFITGMLVNGPYALITTAVSADLGTHSSLNGNSRALATVTAIIDGTGSIGAAVGPLLTGYISARSWSAVFTMLMASALVAGLLLSRLVVAEVAAKMESRRTPAHAASDLPVSTMDEP, translated from the exons ATGCGTAGCAGAAAGCCCTTGGGGATTCAACTTTTTGAGTGTGCCCGGGGGAGTCCCATCTCCTTCAGATCATGTCAGGCTCTTGTACTAGTTCTGACGTTCTTATCATACGCCAGCTACCATGCCACTAGAAAAACCACAAGCATTGTTAAGAGTGTTCTTGATCCTAAGACAAACCTAGGTATGTTGCATTGGCCCAGTCATCTCTACCTTCAAAATTTGAAAGGTGCAGAGAACAATAATGCGACTCTCTCCGGCGGTTGGGCTCCGTTCAACGCTGAAGATGGCACTGTATTGCTTGGGGAGATTGACTTGGCTTTTCTTGGTGTATATGCAATTGGGATGTTCTTTGCTGGCCATTTGGGCGACAGGGTGGATCTGAGGATCCTGCTGACTATAGGAATGATAGGAACTGGATTGTTCACCGCCGCCTTTGGAGCCGGCTACTGGTTCAATGTACACAGCTTCTACTACTTTCTGGGCATGCAGATGGTGTCTGGCCTGTTTCAGTCATCTGGATGGCCTTCAGTGGTTGCAGTAGTTGGTAACTGGTTTGGGAAGAGCAAGAGGGGACTGATAATGGGGATATGGAATGCTCACACATCTGTAGGAAACATATCTGGCTCTCTGATTGCTGCTGCCATGCTGAAGTATGGATGGAGCTGGTCCTTTGTGGTGCCCGGTATCATGATCGCACTGGTCGGGCTCACGGTGTTCCTCTTCTTGCCTGTTGGGCCTGATGTGATTGGAATCCAGGAGGATCTCCATTTGAAGGACTCTGAGAAGAGTGACATGGACGCTCCCTTGTTGGAACGACGCTCATCAGATGTAAAAGAAAAGGCAGTGGGATTTATTGAGGCGTGGAGAATTCCTGGTGTAGCACCTTTCGCCCTCTGCCTTTTCTTCTGCAAGCTTGTGGCCTATACCTTCCTGTATTGGCTTCCCTTTTATATCAGCCACACAG CTATCGGTGGACAATACTTGTCAGACTCGGAAGCCGGGGTACTGTCAACTCTGTTCGACGTGGGTGGCGTTGTTGGCGGCATCCTCGCGGGCCACATCTCCGACCACCTGGACGCCCGGGCGCTGACGGCAGCGAGTTTCACCTTCTCGGCGATACCGGCGCTCTTCTTCTACCGCATCTACGGGAACGTCTCGCTGGCGTGGAACATCGCGCTCATGTTCATCACCGGGATGCTGGTGAACGGGCCCTACGCGCTGATCACGACGGCCGTGTCGGCGGACCTCGGCACGCACAGCTCCCTCAACGGCAACTCCCGCGCGCTGGCCACCGTGACGGCGATCATCGACGGCACGGGGTCGATCGGCGCCGCCGTCGGCCCGCTGCTGACGGGGTACATCTCCGCCAGGAGCTGGAGCGCCGTGTTCACGATGCTGATGGCGTCGGCGCTCGTCGCGGGGCTGCTGCTGTCGAGGCTGGTGGTGGCGGAGGTGGCCGCCAAGATGGAGTCCCGGAGGACGCCCGCCCACGCCGCTAGCGACCTGCCCGTGTCCACCATGGACGAACCGTAG